A genomic region of Pseudochaenichthys georgianus chromosome 12, fPseGeo1.2, whole genome shotgun sequence contains the following coding sequences:
- the LOC117456219 gene encoding eukaryotic translation initiation factor 4E-binding protein 2-like has translation MSAAGQPTRSQNIPAVRRVTIHDAAHMPQDYSTTPGGTLFSTTPGGTRIIYDRKFLLQCRTSPLARTPPNLPDIPGVTRPFKPNDRNQPEQTPPCNNSDHSLLTEESADDQFEMDI, from the exons ATGTCAGCGGCAGGCCAGCCCACCAGGAGCCAGAACATCCCGGCCGTGAGACGGGTCACCATCCACGATGCTGCCCACATGCCGCAGGACTACTCCACGACCCCCGGGGGGACTCTGTTCAGCACTACGCCAGGAG GTACCAGAATCATCTATGACAGGAAGTTCCTCCTGCAGTGTCGGACGTCCCCCCTCGCCCGCACCCCCCCCAATCTGCCCGACATCCCCGGGGTCACCAGGCCGTTCAAACCCAACGACAGAAACCAGCCGGAACAGACCCCCCCCTGCAATAACTCCGACCACAGCCTGCTTACAGAGGAGAGCGCAG ACGACCAGTTTGAAATGGATATCTGA